A single Sulfurimonas aquatica DNA region contains:
- the speB gene encoding agmatinase, which translates to MEYQELPNASLEDADIVILPIGYEESVCGQGGTADAPKAIVEISEQLEYYEEDLKWSPMKYMKVRVEEEIREYAQIDEKVSTYAFKEEKLLISLGGEHSITPQITASRLSSGATIIFLDAHGDLRESYQGYEFSHATPVHHLLAQGHKVIMAGIRSLFETEAARIESDEMIECFLDRELRKPGMKEKLLSLISSIEGEVYLSIDMDAFNPAYVPSVGTPQPGGLDWYFALDIIEALFENKKAVIKGVDIMELIPEASTVSQVFAAKLMQKIISYWGKSRGFDKKEMNGSQTLVKYE; encoded by the coding sequence ATGGAATATCAAGAGCTACCAAATGCGTCTTTGGAGGATGCGGATATTGTAATATTGCCTATTGGTTACGAAGAGAGCGTTTGTGGGCAGGGTGGAACCGCTGATGCGCCAAAAGCCATAGTGGAGATATCCGAACAGCTTGAGTACTACGAAGAGGACTTAAAATGGTCTCCTATGAAGTACATGAAAGTAAGAGTGGAAGAGGAGATAAGAGAGTATGCGCAGATAGATGAAAAGGTCTCTACATATGCGTTTAAAGAGGAAAAACTACTTATATCTTTAGGCGGAGAGCACTCTATCACTCCTCAAATCACGGCGAGTAGATTATCTTCGGGTGCCACTATAATCTTTTTAGACGCGCATGGGGATTTAAGAGAGTCTTATCAAGGGTATGAGTTTAGTCACGCAACGCCTGTGCATCATCTTTTAGCGCAAGGTCACAAAGTCATTATGGCTGGGATTCGCTCTTTGTTTGAAACAGAGGCGGCACGCATAGAGAGTGATGAGATGATAGAGTGCTTTTTAGATAGAGAGCTTCGTAAACCCGGGATGAAAGAGAAACTTCTCTCTCTTATCTCGAGCATAGAAGGGGAGGTCTATCTCAGTATTGACATGGATGCTTTTAATCCCGCTTACGTTCCAAGCGTAGGTACACCACAGCCTGGAGGGCTTGACTGGTACTTCGCGTTAGATATCATAGAAGCGCTATTTGAGAATAAAAAAGCGGTGATAAAAGGCGTAGACATAATGGAGCTTATTCCTGAAGCGTCTACCGTCTCACAAGTTTTTGCCGCAAAACTGATGCAAAAAATCATCTCTTACTGGGGTAAAAGCAGAGGCTTTGATAAAAAAGAGATGAATGGCTCACAAACCTTAGTAAAGTATGAGTAA
- the bioA gene encoding adenosylmethionine--8-amino-7-oxononanoate transaminase — translation MLAYDKEHILHPYAPSIPSMDMQFVKSASGVYLELEDGRKIIDGMSSWWSVIHGYNVPELNAAASEQLSKMSHVMFGGLTHEPAIKLAKTLLEITDESLEHIFFSDSGSVSVEVALKMAYQYWNSQGNKQKNKILAFSKGYHGDTFGAMSVCDPVTGMHSAFEGILHKNIFADAPSPAFNDEWDEKHIEDFKSKLEHYHTEIAAVILEPIVQGAGGMRIYSPSLLTSVRTLCDKYDILLILDEVATGFGRTGKLFAYEHAEVTPDILCVGKALTGGYLSMAATLTSKKVMQGVEANGNVLMHGPTFMANPLACAIANASLELLLKSPWQERVEGIESQLKNELQKCEELDIVKEIRVLGAIGVIELNADVDLAWMTEKFIAHGIWVRPFLNLVYIMPPYIISKEELSTLTGALYEVVKEFGAI, via the coding sequence TTGTTAGCATACGATAAAGAGCATATTTTGCACCCTTACGCTCCCTCGATTCCTTCGATGGATATGCAGTTTGTCAAGTCCGCTTCTGGGGTTTACTTAGAGTTAGAAGATGGTAGAAAAATCATAGATGGCATGAGCTCTTGGTGGTCGGTTATTCACGGATATAATGTACCTGAGTTAAACGCGGCGGCATCTGAGCAACTGAGCAAAATGAGTCACGTTATGTTTGGTGGACTGACACATGAACCGGCTATAAAACTTGCAAAAACTCTTTTAGAGATTACGGATGAGTCACTCGAACATATTTTCTTTAGTGATTCAGGGAGCGTGAGTGTTGAAGTGGCTCTTAAGATGGCTTATCAGTACTGGAACTCTCAGGGAAATAAGCAAAAAAATAAGATTCTGGCGTTTAGCAAGGGTTACCATGGCGATACATTTGGTGCCATGAGCGTATGCGATCCCGTAACGGGAATGCACTCTGCGTTTGAAGGAATTTTACATAAAAATATCTTTGCAGATGCTCCTTCACCGGCGTTTAATGATGAGTGGGACGAGAAGCATATAGAGGATTTTAAATCTAAACTAGAGCATTATCATACTGAGATTGCGGCGGTTATTTTAGAACCCATAGTTCAAGGCGCTGGTGGGATGCGAATCTACTCGCCCTCTCTCTTAACAAGTGTAAGAACATTGTGTGACAAGTATGATATCTTACTTATCTTAGATGAGGTTGCCACTGGCTTTGGACGAACGGGTAAGCTCTTTGCTTATGAGCATGCAGAAGTTACTCCAGATATACTCTGTGTTGGAAAGGCTTTAACTGGTGGGTATCTCTCTATGGCGGCAACGCTTACAAGTAAAAAAGTGATGCAAGGAGTTGAGGCTAATGGCAACGTTTTGATGCATGGACCAACTTTTATGGCAAACCCCTTAGCTTGTGCCATCGCAAATGCGAGTCTTGAACTGTTGCTAAAGTCACCATGGCAAGAGAGAGTTGAGGGCATAGAATCCCAACTCAAAAATGAACTTCAAAAGTGTGAAGAGTTAGATATTGTCAAAGAGATAAGAGTTCTTGGAGCCATTGGCGTTATAGAGTTAAACGCAGACGTAGACTTGGCTTGGATGACTGAGAAGTTTATAGCACATGGCATTTGGGTAAGACCATTTTTAAACCTAGTCTACATAATGCCTCCTTACATCATAAGTAAAGAGGAACTTAGCACTTTAACAGGAGCTTTATATGAGGTTGTTAAAGAGTTTGGAGCTATTTAA
- a CDS encoding translocation/assembly module TamB domain-containing protein, whose amino-acid sequence MISYLYLLYRNIILFFITIFILLGVLLINKEVVPYLAQKYAGEYGLKYSKVEGTLFFGITVKELEYKDFLKAKSLTVRYDFFSLLALSPKISKITSDSLYLNADKLPTSDSNESGVSTPAFSIKTLLLKNVQIMYNKELYGFDVNATKIEYEESLSVKKMALDFRSSYGDVLLNGYINSNTLYSDSVISVNSSISKKYLSFLQTPPKRLNCMLEADTKGAKLSTKLKSLKLKEREELELKEIALELNYSFKEQKLNGDFRYKLYYERFILQAKQKLLLGLNGNFNSTINAEVKETPFVLPFKEINARASGSPKKIAVSLDANKLRYKFTSDDYKKFFIEGEAKDFELSFVKELPELLQKDVISFKNSAMLQLSPLSLSAKLEVDSLYYVLATNATWQDGNISAFYTLNPKRENALFEGYPLEKFSPLKGNYIANGVDERVKIKANLLEMKLLKKGESITGDGKLASNRFTLATRIDKEKPMALSLDMKVTSLKNMLIAFEMSDTSLSDISDIMLDINSSVVLSEPFIVKSSLYVPSIAYKADMQTTHLLNDIRAKITFSEDILTLHSYDLKYKEHSVYSNKSSKISLKKSSEILFKEFWIFDNILLAGSYKTKKKSGDFTLKGDKVHYKDKEFDVTLKMDLSASFDANATKVAGGVTLLDGNISYMPKSDYTINDSDIIIIQDIKKKNKGSDMLMDIKVDSTSDIRYIHENATIFFHPDLRVIKTATKDTHVEGKVFISKGELSLSDKKFLVDKSELYFDGNMPINPKLNLNLHYYTLDYIDIHIYVTHTLEEPVFIFSSNPALSQNDIMSYILFGESANSMFNSSGDTSKTSLLLGTGMKELFNKNSTVQIDTLNILTKSDGSIGYEVGSRLSKDMRIVYKNDTVSSVILQYNLGKSTRVDVDVRQTGQGVSLIYLKDFQ is encoded by the coding sequence TTGATCTCCTATCTTTATCTCTTGTATCGAAACATTATTCTATTTTTTATTACGATTTTTATTCTGCTTGGTGTGCTTCTCATTAACAAAGAGGTCGTTCCATATTTAGCACAAAAGTATGCAGGAGAGTATGGACTAAAGTACTCAAAAGTAGAGGGAACACTTTTTTTTGGCATCACTGTAAAAGAGCTAGAGTATAAAGATTTTTTAAAAGCCAAATCACTCACGGTTCGTTACGACTTTTTCTCACTTTTAGCCCTCTCTCCAAAGATTAGTAAGATAACAAGCGACTCTTTATATCTAAACGCAGATAAGCTTCCCACTTCCGATAGTAATGAAAGTGGGGTTTCAACTCCTGCGTTTAGCATCAAAACACTCTTGCTAAAAAATGTACAAATTATGTACAACAAAGAGCTGTACGGTTTTGACGTAAATGCCACAAAGATAGAGTACGAAGAGAGTTTAAGTGTAAAGAAAATGGCACTGGATTTTAGATCTTCCTATGGAGATGTTTTGCTAAATGGTTACATAAATTCTAACACACTCTATAGCGATAGCGTCATTAGCGTCAACTCCTCAATAAGTAAAAAATATCTTAGCTTTTTACAAACGCCACCCAAGAGATTAAACTGCATGCTTGAAGCTGATACTAAAGGTGCAAAACTCTCTACTAAGCTTAAGAGTCTCAAACTCAAAGAGAGAGAAGAGTTAGAACTCAAAGAGATAGCCCTAGAGTTAAACTACTCCTTTAAAGAGCAAAAGTTAAATGGGGACTTCAGATATAAACTTTATTATGAGAGGTTTATTCTACAAGCTAAGCAAAAGCTTCTTCTTGGTCTAAATGGCAACTTTAACTCAACTATAAACGCAGAGGTGAAAGAGACTCCTTTTGTTTTGCCATTTAAAGAGATAAACGCCAGAGCCTCAGGAAGTCCTAAAAAAATAGCTGTGAGCCTAGACGCAAACAAACTGCGCTATAAGTTCACAAGCGATGACTATAAAAAGTTTTTTATTGAGGGTGAGGCTAAAGATTTTGAGCTCTCTTTTGTTAAAGAGTTGCCTGAACTTTTACAAAAAGACGTCATCTCTTTTAAAAATAGCGCAATGCTGCAACTCTCTCCACTGAGCTTGAGTGCGAAACTCGAGGTCGACTCTCTGTACTACGTGCTTGCAACAAACGCCACTTGGCAAGATGGCAATATCTCAGCTTTTTATACTCTCAACCCAAAGAGAGAAAACGCGCTCTTTGAAGGCTATCCTCTTGAGAAATTCTCTCCACTAAAGGGTAATTATATCGCCAATGGAGTGGATGAAAGAGTGAAGATAAAAGCGAATCTTTTAGAGATGAAGCTTCTTAAAAAAGGCGAAAGTATCACAGGAGACGGTAAGCTTGCATCAAATAGATTTACTTTAGCAACTCGGATAGATAAAGAGAAGCCAATGGCATTAAGTCTTGATATGAAAGTAACTTCTTTAAAAAATATGCTTATAGCGTTTGAGATGAGTGATACAAGTCTGAGCGATATATCCGACATCATGCTAGATATAAATAGTAGCGTGGTTTTAAGCGAGCCCTTCATTGTGAAATCATCTCTCTACGTTCCAAGCATAGCGTACAAAGCGGATATGCAGACAACGCATCTTCTCAATGACATTAGGGCAAAAATAACTTTTAGCGAGGATATACTTACTCTTCATAGTTATGATCTGAAGTATAAAGAGCACTCTGTCTACTCAAATAAAAGTTCGAAAATTTCACTGAAAAAGAGTTCAGAGATTCTCTTTAAAGAGTTTTGGATATTTGACAATATCCTTTTAGCGGGTAGTTACAAAACTAAGAAAAAATCGGGAGACTTTACTCTAAAGGGCGACAAGGTTCACTACAAAGATAAAGAGTTTGACGTAACACTCAAGATGGATCTAAGCGCTAGCTTTGATGCTAACGCAACAAAAGTAGCGGGTGGAGTGACTCTTTTAGATGGAAATATTTCATACATGCCAAAGTCGGACTATACTATCAATGATTCAGATATTATAATCATTCAAGATATCAAAAAGAAGAATAAAGGATCTGATATGTTAATGGATATAAAGGTTGACTCTACAAGTGATATTCGTTACATACATGAAAATGCGACTATCTTTTTTCATCCAGATCTACGAGTTATAAAAACAGCTACAAAAGATACTCATGTTGAGGGTAAAGTGTTTATCTCAAAAGGGGAGTTGAGCTTAAGCGATAAAAAATTTCTAGTAGATAAAAGTGAACTCTATTTTGATGGAAATATGCCTATAAATCCAAAACTCAATTTAAATCTACACTACTATACACTTGATTATATAGATATTCATATATATGTGACTCACACCCTAGAAGAGCCCGTTTTTATCTTCTCATCAAATCCCGCCTTGAGTCAAAACGACATTATGTCTTATATACTTTTTGGAGAGAGCGCTAACTCAATGTTTAACTCCTCGGGTGACACTTCCAAAACGTCTCTACTTTTGGGAACGGGCATGAAAGAGCTCTTTAACAAAAACTCTACTGTGCAGATAGACACGCTTAATATATTGACAAAAAGCGATGGCTCCATAGGCTATGAAGTTGGCTCGCGTTTAAGTAAAGATATGCGAATAGTCTATAAAAATGACACAGTTTCTAGCGTTATCTTGCAGTATAACCTTGGAAAGTCTACAAGAGTAGATGTTGACGTTCGTCAAACGGGGCAGGGAGTTAGCCTGATTTATCTAAAAGATTTTCAGTAA